CGACGGCGGGTCGCCGCAAGAGACCACGGCCCGGCCTCCGGACGCACCGACGGTGGACCGGGCGTTCGCGATCGTGCGGCTCTACCTCCCGCCAGGGACCCCCGTGGCGGTTCGGGGCGTCACGGCTGCGGCGACGACGGCGGGCGCCGCTTCCCCCAGGCCCGCAATCGGGGAATGGCGACCCACCCTGTTTCACGGCGCCCGGAACTTTCTGGGGCACAGCGCCGCCGTCGCTGCATTGGTCGTGCTCGCGGTGGCACGAAGCGGGACGGGCCGCCTCCTCGGGGCGGCGCCGTTCTTGGCGATCGCCGCTCTCACGGGGAGTCGATCCGCATGGCTCGGTGTGTTCGTCGGAGCCGTGATCCTTGCGATCCCTCGAGTCCGACGTACGACGGGTGGCCGTTCGTTCGGATGGGGGGTGATGCCCTTCGTCGCGCTCGTCGGATTGGTCGGGACGTGGGCGAT
This portion of the Trueperaceae bacterium genome encodes:
- a CDS encoding O-antigen ligase family protein, producing the protein DGGSPQETTARPPDAPTVDRAFAIVRLYLPPGTPVAVRGVTAAATTAGAASPRPAIGEWRPTLFHGARNFLGHSAAVAALVVLAVARSGTGRLLGAAPFLAIAALTGSRSAWLGVFVGAVILAIPRVRRTTGGRSFGWGVMPFVALVGLVGTWAIRSSLLEHQTSRLDIFAGAVQAFLDDPWRGLAGRGIDFADYWQTLARDPGGEAVTHAHNLWLQAAATHGVIGLTATTWLSLAFMILAWRLGRLAGVALVLGALTMSVLDVSFLFVYVQLPLMWGLNALDAASRSLQGGQPDVPPPRSP